A window of Argopecten irradians isolate NY chromosome 1, Ai_NY, whole genome shotgun sequence contains these coding sequences:
- the LOC138306868 gene encoding LOW QUALITY PROTEIN: mitogen-activated protein kinase kinase kinase 7-like (The sequence of the model RefSeq protein was modified relative to this genomic sequence to represent the inferred CDS: deleted 2 bases in 1 codon) has translation MDAPQAFVEEIDFNELQCHEVVGKGAFGVVSRAKWRGKEVAVKLIETESERIAFITELKQLSRVNHPNIVKLYGACTKQPAVCLVMEYAEGGSLYNVLHGTGPQWPAYTAAHAMSWALQCAKGVEYLHNMKPKALIHRDMKPPNLLLIMGGTVLKICDFGTACDIQTHMTNNKGSAAWMAPEVFEGSNYSEKCDVFSWGIILWEVITRRKPFDEIGGPAFRIMWAVHNGTRPPLVRNLPRPLELLMTRCWSGNPAERPSMAEVTRIMSHLFQFFEGAEKPLVYPHYEEEDEAGSPEFSFNTPASVFYNTPPNDVITSFTPQTSESRSGTLISDTVRHQLDRNEADDPPQMSPPPLPPRANPPQGEQTRQMSAPPSLAASRESLFEGHVRSPRSGTPVDPHLKRYSADMSRFDGDIMTQGSSGSGSSSESHKGHRRAGSYGTPSMFSSAGLIASQGRGHRRGGSDEVSQIRFEHRSSPVFVNTTSNLSHTGPLSVSPVHHVSTYPGTLNQASQDTTPPPIRSFSYQPPQTTERVQPHNSRAASWTSEMSVGPVTMGPGGNQTTESQPRPINHIVGTGMSNADSFAMNLVYQSLDHQLQPLAPCPTSRESMEIFDQHCKLAQEYLKVQTEMALLTQRKNDLIKEFELDEKNQQSSTRLAEEYKLLLQENESLVLLHKNLNKQVEQVRQMQQKKR, from the exons ATGGACGCCCCACAGGCTTTTGTGGAGGAAATCGATTTCAACGAACTCCAATGCCACGAG GTTGTTGGAAAAGGTGCCTTTGGTGTGGTTAGTAGAGCCAAATGGCGAGGCAAAGAAGTGGCTGTAAAGTTGATAGAGACAGAGTCAGAGAGGATAGCTTTCATCACTGAGCTCAAGCAGCTTTCTCGTGTTAATCATccaaatattgtcaaattatatgGAGCCTGCACCAAACAACCAGCG GTATGTTTGGTAATGGAGTATGCTGAAGGGGGATCCCTGTACaatg TCCTGCATGGTACAGGACCCCAG TGGCCTGCATATACTGCAGCCCATGCCATGAGCTGGGCACTTCAATGTGCCAAAGGAGTGGAGTATCTCCATAACATGAAGCCTAAAGCTCTCATCCACAGAGACATGAAACCACCAAA TTTATTATTAATCATGGGCGGTACGGTGCTGAAGATCTGTGACTTTGGTACAGCTTGCGATATACAGACACACATGACTAATAATAAAGGCAGTGCGGCCTGGATGGCTCCAGAAGTATTTGAAG GAAGCAACTACAGTGAAAAGTGTGATGTGTTTAGCTGGGGTATCATTCTGTGGGAGGTCATTACGAGGAGGAAACCATTCGACGAAATCGGTGGTCCTGCATTCCGTATCATGTGGGCTGTACATAATG GTACACGCCCACCACTGGTTCGTAACCTACCCCGTCCTCTTGAGTTACTTATGACCAG GTGCTGGTCAGGTAACCCAGCAGAGAGACCCTCTATGGCAGAAGTCACCAGGATCATGTCTCATTTATTccag TTTTTTGAAGGTGCTGAGAAGCCATTGGTCTACCCACATTACGAGGAGGAAGATGAAGCTGGTTCACCTGAGTTTT CCTTCAACACACCTGCATCAGTATTTTACAACACACCACCAAATGACGTGATAACGTCGTTCACCCCACAGACGTCAGAGTCACGGTCTGGGACACTTATCAGTGACACAGTGCGTCACCAGCTAGACAGGAATGAGGCTGACGATCCCCCACAGATGTCACCACCTCCACTACCGCCGCGGGCCAATCCACCACAG GGTGAGCAGACACGACAGATGAGTGCTCCACCTTCCTTAGCAGCGAGTCGAGAGAGTTTGTTTGAAGGTCATGTTCGCAGTCCAAGGTCAGGCACACCTGTCGACCCACACCTGAAGAGATACTCCGCAGACATGAGTAGATTTGATGGTGACATCATGACACAGGGGAGCAGTGGCAGTGGGAGTAGTAGTGAGTCACACAAAG GCCACCGTAGGGCCGGCTCGTACGGTACGCCCTCAATGTTCTCCTCCGCTGGACTGATCGCATCACAAG GAAGGGGCCACAGAAGGGGTGGATCTGATGAAGTCTCTCAAATACGATTTGAGCATAGAAGTTCTCCAGTGTTTGTAAATACCACATCCAACCTTTCCCATACTGGGCCTCTTTCTGTGAGCCCTGTCCACCATGTCAGTACGTATCCCGGCACCCTTAATCAGGCCTCTCAGGATACAACCCCGCCCCCAATTAGGTCGTTCTCCTACCAACCACCACAAACGACAGAAAGGGTACAACCCCATAACTCCCGAGCAGCTTCGTGGACGTCGGAAATGTCGGTTGGGCCAGTAACAATGGGACCTGGAGGAAACCAAACAACAGAGTCCCAACCACGACCTATCAATCATATTGTAG GTACAGGGATGTCGAATGCCGACTCGTTTGCCATGAACCTAGTCTACCAGTCTCTGGATCACCAATTACAG CCCCTGGCTCCTTGTCCTACTAGTCGGGAATCTATGGAAATTTTTGACCAACACTGCAAG CTCGCTCAAGAATATTTAAAAGTTCAGACAGAAATGgccttattaacacaaagaaa aaatgatTTAATTAAAGAATTTGAGTTGGATGAGAAAAATCAACAAAGCAGTACACGTTTAGCTGAGGAATATAAACTACTTCTTCAGGAAAAT GAAAGTCTTGTGTTACTTCACAAAAACCTGAACAAACAAGTGGAGCAGGTTCGACAGATGCagcagaaaaa